The following coding sequences lie in one Treponema sp. OMZ 790 genomic window:
- a CDS encoding ATP-binding cassette domain-containing protein yields MTMAALALVSAMTSLAAPFLLSFWAKTGVEMNLKRVFLIISVLVLMFLLKIAIIFLRENFAKHFNIKNAKNIIEKILDLKYDTIISQRNMNLIERMAQAVNNMYIYMTGDAVQIWSSIITTIIILIAIFFDNYIIGLILLALIPINYLGYKALNAELKKRSQVMQTSTSMGFQKILSLVNQTDYLKQCPDYDILLNQLKPSLNKIYESIAQVNKYAQTSSSFISSLNSMLQTVCILVVMYNYLSGENQILPIVIYTIVLPLFFSNVSIITNINLNKNNLKVSQDFIAFLDSEKEKNSGEKIKSIETIEFDINEIRIGEQTFKTNINDKFMKGDIVWVQGKSGSGKSSLMKQLVKFRKASGILINEKPISSISNNSIRSFIDYIPQNNSIINGTIRDNLFLNKKYSIEAEENLKKSELLTSILQNKNYDTMIMDTGANLSGGEKQKLAIARSLYSDAEVLIFDEVTANIDSESTALILNTIKSTCKNKIVFIISHEALPKNYADKIIRIS; encoded by the coding sequence ATGACTATGGCTGCTTTAGCCCTTGTGTCGGCCATGACATCGTTGGCAGCACCTTTTCTGTTAAGTTTTTGGGCAAAAACCGGTGTCGAGATGAATTTAAAAAGAGTTTTTCTTATAATATCGGTATTGGTGCTGATGTTTTTGCTTAAAATAGCTATAATTTTTTTACGTGAAAATTTTGCAAAACATTTTAATATAAAAAATGCCAAAAATATTATCGAAAAAATTTTAGACCTAAAATACGATACAATTATTTCTCAGAGAAATATGAATTTAATTGAACGGATGGCACAGGCTGTAAACAATATGTACATATATATGACAGGAGATGCCGTTCAAATATGGTCAAGCATAATCACAACTATAATTATTTTAATCGCAATATTTTTTGATAATTATATTATCGGTTTAATACTGCTTGCCTTAATTCCAATAAATTATTTAGGTTATAAAGCCTTGAATGCCGAATTAAAAAAGCGTTCTCAAGTTATGCAAACAAGTACGTCAATGGGGTTTCAAAAAATACTCTCGCTTGTAAACCAAACGGATTATTTAAAACAATGTCCCGATTATGATATTCTACTAAACCAATTAAAACCTTCATTGAATAAAATTTACGAAAGTATAGCTCAGGTGAACAAATATGCTCAAACTTCTTCATCGTTTATATCATCTCTTAATTCAATGCTGCAAACAGTTTGTATTTTAGTTGTCATGTACAATTATTTAAGCGGAGAAAATCAAATTTTACCGATTGTGATTTATACAATTGTACTTCCTCTATTTTTTTCCAATGTCAGCATAATTACAAATATTAATTTAAACAAAAATAATTTAAAAGTCTCACAAGATTTTATTGCATTTTTAGATTCGGAAAAAGAAAAAAATTCTGGTGAAAAAATCAAATCGATTGAAACAATCGAATTTGATATAAATGAAATACGAATAGGTGAACAAACATTTAAAACTAATATAAACGATAAGTTTATGAAAGGTGATATTGTTTGGGTGCAGGGAAAAAGCGGTTCGGGAAAATCAAGTTTAATGAAACAGCTTGTAAAATTTAGAAAGGCCTCAGGTATTTTAATAAATGAAAAACCGATTTCTTCTATTAGTAATAACAGTATCCGTTCTTTTATTGATTATATCCCGCAAAATAATTCAATTATCAATGGGACAATTCGAGATAATTTATTTTTAAACAAAAAATATTCAATTGAAGCCGAAGAAAACCTAAAGAAAAGTGAGCTCCTTACATCAATTTTACAAAATAAAAACTACGACACAATGATAATGGATACAGGAGCCAATCTTTCGGGAGGGGAAAAACAAAAACTTGCCATAGCCCGAAGTTTATATTCGGATGCAGAAGTTTTAATCTTTGATGAGGTTACAGCCAATATTGATTCAGAAAGCACTGCCTTGATTTTGAATACAATAAAAAGCACTTGTAAGAATAAAATAGTTTTTATAATCTCACATGAAGCTTTGCCTAAAAATTATGCCGATAAAATTATAAGAATATCATAA
- a CDS encoding type II toxin-antitoxin system Phd/YefM family antitoxin, whose amino-acid sequence MNALRTVDLLDSIIPISRFNKGEANKIFSEVKKNGVRIVVKNNVPECVLISPKDYQYMVEEYENAVLLSEAEKRMSEKTKPISHQELMKRLELTNEDLDDIDVELE is encoded by the coding sequence ATGAATGCATTAAGAACTGTAGATTTATTGGACTCAATTATTCCCATCAGCAGATTTAATAAGGGAGAAGCAAATAAGATTTTTTCTGAAGTAAAAAAGAACGGGGTGAGGATTGTCGTAAAAAACAATGTACCCGAATGTGTTTTAATAAGTCCTAAAGATTATCAATACATGGTCGAGGAATATGAAAATGCCGTTCTTTTATCTGAAGCAGAAAAAAGAATGAGTGAAAAAACAAAACCTATTTCTCACCAAGAACTTATGAAACGGTTAGAGCTTACAAATGAAGACCTGGATGATATTGATGTTGAATTGGAATAG
- a CDS encoding methyl-accepting chemotaxis protein gives MKKEKKRFSMRKKLLIIFGLLITIAGIVEGVLAVRTARQAVTEKIEKHLIDKATDTATIIDARITAVFQFLEGLARMPIFSDETVSYAEKSKQLNKEITFIDFLYDAAIADINGNMYTADNRVININNSEWFKMSSKGKNFLTEPFISVVDNKLIMTISVPLYDHTRNIIGVLATAIPAQKLSDDIDDIVVGDTGYCYVLGLEGTIIAHKNSEIVQKQENYQEIAKTDKRFSSLAAFEKMAVDIDEPSIGFYEYDGIKKIASYATMKTTDWTIIINAPVEEFMDTVDDLRSRMMVMGIIILVIALSITFFVARRMVKPINVVVNALKDIAQGEGDLTVRLPLVGNDEITDLSEYFNQTISKIGSSIKTVGDNSIEMTNIGTELANNMTETAGAIQQISANIEGVKQQAINQAASVTETAATVEEIIRTIKQLNSSIDTQAASVAESSSAVEQMVGNIASITQTLDKTNDVIKTLASATADGKNTIVTSNEVTQKVAEESGSLLEASNVIQHIASQTNLLAMNAAIEAAHAGEAGKGFAVVADEIRKLAEESSTQGKTITSTLKVLSGEIETLSASAKTAEEKFNIIFNLSDQVKTMSQNLMNAMREQENGSKEVLTAIRDINMVTTQVNDGSAEMLKGGETVAGEMRKLDELTRIITDSMNEMASGAVQITNAVQDVNNISQKNKLSIENLSAEVGKFKV, from the coding sequence ATGAAAAAAGAAAAAAAACGCTTTTCCATGCGTAAAAAATTATTAATTATTTTTGGACTATTGATAACTATTGCCGGAATTGTCGAGGGGGTGCTTGCAGTTAGAACCGCACGGCAAGCTGTAACAGAAAAGATTGAAAAACACTTAATCGATAAAGCAACCGATACTGCAACTATTATTGATGCCCGAATAACGGCTGTGTTCCAATTTTTGGAAGGTCTTGCAAGGATGCCAATATTTTCTGATGAAACTGTTTCATATGCTGAAAAATCAAAACAACTTAATAAGGAAATAACATTTATAGATTTTTTATATGATGCAGCTATCGCAGATATAAATGGAAATATGTATACGGCAGACAATAGAGTTATAAATATAAATAACTCAGAGTGGTTTAAAATGAGTAGTAAAGGAAAAAATTTTTTAACGGAACCGTTTATTTCTGTTGTTGATAACAAATTGATTATGACTATTTCCGTTCCGTTATATGATCATACCCGTAATATTATAGGTGTTTTAGCAACAGCTATTCCTGCACAAAAACTTTCTGACGATATTGATGATATCGTTGTAGGAGATACCGGGTACTGTTATGTATTGGGTTTAGAGGGAACTATCATTGCACATAAAAATTCCGAAATTGTTCAAAAGCAAGAAAACTATCAAGAGATAGCAAAAACCGATAAAAGATTTAGCTCTCTTGCAGCATTTGAAAAAATGGCGGTAGATATTGATGAGCCGTCAATCGGATTTTATGAATACGATGGAATTAAAAAGATTGCTTCTTATGCTACGATGAAAACTACCGACTGGACTATTATAATAAATGCTCCTGTAGAAGAATTTATGGACACGGTAGATGACTTAAGAAGCCGAATGATGGTTATGGGTATAATAATTTTGGTAATTGCTTTATCCATAACTTTTTTTGTTGCCCGCAGGATGGTCAAACCTATAAATGTTGTAGTGAATGCCCTTAAAGACATAGCTCAAGGAGAAGGCGATTTGACGGTTCGTCTTCCGCTTGTTGGAAATGATGAAATTACGGATTTATCTGAATATTTTAACCAAACTATTTCTAAAATCGGCTCTTCCATAAAAACCGTAGGCGATAACAGTATTGAGATGACCAATATCGGTACTGAACTTGCAAATAATATGACTGAGACTGCCGGTGCCATACAGCAAATAAGTGCCAACATTGAGGGCGTAAAACAACAAGCAATAAATCAAGCTGCAAGCGTTACGGAAACAGCGGCTACTGTTGAAGAAATTATCCGAACAATAAAGCAGCTTAATTCCAGTATAGATACCCAAGCAGCCAGTGTTGCAGAATCTTCTTCTGCAGTTGAACAAATGGTCGGGAATATTGCTTCCATAACTCAAACCCTCGATAAAACAAATGATGTGATTAAAACTCTCGCAAGTGCTACAGCTGACGGAAAGAATACTATTGTTACCTCAAATGAAGTAACTCAAAAAGTTGCTGAAGAATCAGGCAGTCTTTTGGAAGCTTCTAATGTAATTCAGCATATCGCAAGCCAAACAAACTTGCTTGCAATGAATGCTGCTATTGAAGCGGCTCATGCAGGTGAAGCCGGAAAAGGCTTTGCAGTCGTTGCAGATGAAATTCGTAAGCTGGCGGAAGAATCAAGCACTCAAGGAAAAACCATCACCTCAACTCTTAAAGTCCTCTCAGGAGAAATTGAAACTCTTTCTGCTTCTGCAAAAACTGCAGAAGAAAAATTTAACATTATTTTCAATTTATCGGATCAGGTTAAAACTATGAGTCAAAATTTGATGAATGCTATGCGGGAGCAAGAAAACGGCAGTAAAGAAGTTCTTACCGCTATTCGCGACATCAATATGGTTACTACTCAAGTAAATGACGGCTCTGCCGAGATGCTCAAGGGAGGAGAAACTGTAGCCGGTGAAATGAGAAAGCTGGATGAGCTTACACGAATTATAACTGACAGTATGAACGAAATGGCTTCCGGTGCCGTACAAATCACCAACGCTGTACAAGATGTAAACAATATAAGCCAAAAGAATAAGCTCAGTATTGAAAACCTTTCGGCAGAAGTAGGAAAGTTTAAGGTGTGA
- a CDS encoding ribonucleoside-diphosphate reductase subunit alpha — protein sequence MQIIKRNGETKNYEPEKIEGAIRSAFKSVEDSPHTDLDTIIPPLVKEIEEDILALTKSGSLVHVETIQDLVEKTLIEHNYYAEVKNFILYRVDRTKRRDSRQMISRFFSTIEIQSVLTEIQNDFTSDEYSLNLLSHKFLSFRKENMSEAESLAMLIKASVELTAQDAPNWEFIAARLLMLQFNLKLKTELEKRQINSFYEKIKYLENEGLYGAYICEAYTRAELEEAALFINEERNKLFTYSALDLLLRRYVIHTHSNVVLESPQEMFLGIALHLGLKEKSNRIEWVRRFYDMTSSLKVTMATPTLSNARKPYHQLSSCFIDTVPDSLDGIYRSIDNFAKVSKFGGGMGLYFGKVRAVGSPIRGFMGAAGGIIRWIKLANDTAVAVDQLGVRQGSVAVYLDVWHKDIPEFLQLRTNNGDDRMKAHDVFPAVCYPDLFWKTVRDDINASWYLMCPHEILKVKGYALEDFYGEEWEKRYRDCVADSRISKREIPIKELVRLILKSAVETGTPFAFNRDHANKTNPNPHKGMIYCSNLCTEISQNMSEIKHKSIEIKTEDGDTVVATTTIPGDFVVCNLASLVLGNIDVNDEKEIDTIVSSAVRALDNVIDLNFYPIPYAQITNSRYRSIGLGASGYHHALAKNGIAWESEEHLEFADKVFEKINYAAVKASSQIAKEKGSYSYFEGSDWQTGAYFEKRNYMDEKWKVLAEEVKSNGMRNAYLLAVAPTSSTSIIAGTTAGVDPIMNKYFLEEKKGSLMPRVAPSLSQETYWLYKNAHNIDQTWSIRAAGLRQRHIDQAQSVNLYITTDFTFSKVLSLYIKAWEEGVKSIYYVRSRSLEVEECESCSS from the coding sequence ATGCAAATCATAAAAAGAAACGGCGAAACTAAAAACTATGAGCCGGAAAAAATTGAAGGAGCTATCCGCTCTGCCTTTAAAAGTGTGGAAGATTCTCCGCATACCGATTTAGATACAATCATTCCTCCTCTGGTAAAGGAAATAGAAGAAGATATCTTGGCGCTTACTAAAAGCGGAAGCCTTGTTCATGTCGAAACGATTCAGGACTTGGTCGAAAAGACTTTGATAGAGCACAACTATTATGCGGAAGTAAAAAACTTCATCCTTTACAGGGTAGACCGTACAAAGAGGCGGGATTCGCGGCAGATGATAAGCCGCTTTTTTTCTACGATAGAAATTCAGAGCGTCCTTACCGAGATTCAAAATGATTTTACTTCGGACGAATACAGCCTTAATTTACTTTCACATAAATTCCTTTCTTTTAGAAAAGAAAACATGAGCGAGGCCGAATCCCTTGCCATGCTCATCAAGGCCTCCGTCGAGCTTACCGCTCAGGATGCCCCAAACTGGGAATTTATTGCAGCTCGTCTTTTAATGCTTCAATTTAACTTAAAACTAAAAACCGAGCTTGAAAAAAGGCAGATTAATTCTTTTTATGAAAAAATAAAATATCTTGAAAACGAAGGTCTCTATGGGGCCTATATTTGCGAGGCCTACACTCGTGCCGAATTGGAAGAAGCAGCCTTATTTATAAATGAAGAAAGAAACAAGCTTTTTACCTACAGTGCCCTCGACCTCCTCTTACGCCGCTACGTTATTCACACTCATTCAAATGTCGTCCTTGAATCTCCTCAGGAAATGTTTTTAGGTATCGCCCTCCATTTAGGCTTGAAGGAAAAATCGAACCGGATAGAATGGGTAAGGCGTTTTTACGATATGACCAGTTCCTTAAAGGTTACGATGGCTACCCCCACCCTTTCAAATGCCCGAAAGCCATATCATCAGCTTTCTTCATGCTTTATAGATACGGTCCCCGATTCTCTTGACGGCATTTACCGCAGCATAGATAACTTTGCCAAGGTTTCAAAATTCGGAGGAGGAATGGGACTTTACTTCGGAAAGGTTAGGGCCGTAGGCTCGCCCATCCGCGGCTTTATGGGAGCGGCGGGCGGAATTATCCGCTGGATAAAACTTGCAAACGATACGGCTGTTGCCGTTGACCAGCTCGGCGTAAGGCAGGGCTCGGTCGCCGTCTACCTCGATGTATGGCACAAGGACATTCCGGAATTTTTACAGCTCCGCACAAATAACGGCGACGACAGAATGAAGGCCCACGATGTTTTCCCCGCAGTCTGCTATCCCGACCTTTTTTGGAAAACCGTACGCGACGATATAAATGCTTCTTGGTATCTCATGTGCCCCCACGAAATTTTAAAAGTGAAGGGTTATGCCCTCGAAGATTTTTACGGAGAAGAATGGGAAAAAAGATACAGGGACTGCGTTGCCGATTCCCGTATCAGCAAAAGAGAAATCCCGATAAAAGAATTGGTACGCTTAATTTTAAAGTCGGCCGTAGAAACGGGAACCCCCTTTGCCTTTAACCGCGATCACGCAAATAAAACAAATCCCAACCCTCACAAGGGAATGATTTATTGCTCAAACCTATGCACGGAAATTTCCCAAAACATGAGCGAGATAAAACATAAGAGCATCGAAATAAAAACGGAAGACGGGGACACAGTCGTTGCAACAACTACCATCCCCGGAGACTTTGTTGTATGTAACCTCGCCTCCCTCGTTCTGGGAAACATTGACGTAAACGATGAAAAAGAAATCGACACAATAGTTTCTTCGGCAGTGCGAGCCCTGGACAATGTTATAGATTTAAATTTCTATCCTATTCCGTATGCACAAATTACCAACAGCAGGTACAGGTCAATCGGCTTGGGCGCTTCAGGCTATCATCATGCCCTTGCAAAAAACGGCATCGCATGGGAAAGCGAAGAACACCTTGAATTTGCCGACAAGGTGTTTGAAAAAATCAACTATGCAGCCGTCAAGGCCTCATCTCAAATTGCTAAAGAAAAAGGCTCCTATTCCTACTTTGAAGGAAGCGACTGGCAAACCGGTGCCTATTTTGAAAAGAGGAATTACATGGATGAAAAATGGAAAGTCTTGGCAGAAGAAGTAAAATCAAACGGAATGAGGAATGCCTATCTTTTGGCTGTCGCACCGACAAGCTCGACCTCGATCATAGCAGGCACAACAGCCGGTGTAGACCCCATTATGAACAAGTATTTTTTAGAGGAAAAAAAAGGTTCGCTAATGCCGAGGGTTGCGCCCTCTCTTTCTCAAGAAACCTATTGGCTTTATAAAAATGCCCACAATATTGATCAGACCTGGAGTATAAGGGCAGCAGGCCTGCGCCAGCGCCACATCGACCAAGCCCAATCGGTAAACCTCTATATTACCACCGACTTTACCTTCAGCAAGGTGCTTTCATTGTACATAAAGGCTTGGGAAGAAGGCGTTAAGTCAATCTACTATGTGCGAAGCCGCTCCCTCGAAGTCGAAGAATGTGAAAGCTGCAGTTCGTAA
- a CDS encoding type II toxin-antitoxin system RelE/ParE family toxin yields the protein MWKIKYHPDAEKDLKKLDDSVKKIVLKGIIKVSENPLPQSEGGYGKPLGNKNKNNLTHLLKIKYKKIGIRVVYKLFRTKNEMYILVISARADNEVYNLAGKRK from the coding sequence ATGTGGAAAATAAAGTATCATCCTGATGCAGAAAAAGATTTAAAAAAATTAGATGACTCGGTAAAAAAGATTGTTCTTAAAGGAATTATTAAAGTATCAGAAAATCCTCTTCCTCAAAGTGAGGGCGGTTATGGGAAACCTTTGGGAAATAAGAATAAAAATAATTTAACCCATTTACTAAAAATAAAATATAAAAAAATCGGAATTAGAGTTGTTTATAAATTATTTCGTACTAAAAATGAAATGTATATACTTGTAATTTCAGCAAGAGCGGACAACGAAGTATATAATTTGGCAGGAAAGAGAAAATAA
- a CDS encoding sodium/glutamate symporter: protein MVIRMNMYQSLGFAIAWLLVGRFIKAKFEFFQKYCIPAPIVGGFLFALISLALHAAKVLDFEFDTTLQTYWMVMFFTSVGYNAGFSILRDGGKKVFVFLAVAVVFAILQNVTAQGVARLINFSPMLAVMLGSTSFTGGFGTAASFAPIVDPESTLGALSLAVAVPTFGSLISSILGGPVGDRLIKKYGLQPSNANESVRIDESGNIIKTTKVVKKIEAVHPSFIKRLFFNPTKGREEAKEVVTVQEEVIHKASAKGEVDNSTTSSEKHLSSEKLLMSFMLLVLASGFGLFVTNYLNSLSPKFKFPIYIGAMICAAVIRNIADTSKKFKVNMDEIDALGNISLNMFLALALVSLKLWQLVSLAVPLMIILSAQIILLYFYTRFVTFKVMGGDYDAAVITAGHIGFGFAATPNAMANMGSICEKYGYSKIAFFVVPIVGSLFIDFFNIMIIGITIGLAG from the coding sequence ATGGTAATTCGTATGAATATGTACCAGTCGCTCGGCTTTGCAATCGCTTGGTTGCTGGTCGGACGATTCATTAAGGCGAAGTTCGAGTTTTTTCAAAAGTATTGTATACCTGCCCCAATCGTGGGCGGCTTTTTGTTTGCGCTGATTTCGTTAGCACTTCACGCAGCAAAGGTACTCGACTTCGAATTTGACACAACCCTGCAAACCTATTGGATGGTAATGTTTTTTACCTCTGTGGGATACAATGCAGGGTTTTCGATTTTAAGAGACGGCGGGAAAAAAGTTTTTGTCTTTTTGGCTGTGGCTGTAGTTTTTGCAATTTTGCAAAATGTAACGGCTCAAGGAGTTGCAAGGCTGATAAACTTTTCTCCGATGCTCGCCGTCATGCTGGGTTCAACATCCTTTACGGGCGGTTTCGGTACAGCGGCCTCCTTTGCACCGATTGTTGATCCCGAAAGCACCTTGGGAGCCTTATCCCTCGCAGTAGCCGTTCCCACCTTCGGCTCTTTGATAAGCTCCATCTTAGGTGGCCCGGTCGGAGACCGCCTGATAAAAAAATACGGCTTACAGCCTTCAAATGCCAATGAAAGCGTAAGGATCGATGAATCGGGTAATATTATAAAAACGACAAAAGTCGTTAAAAAAATAGAAGCCGTTCATCCGAGCTTTATAAAAAGGCTTTTCTTTAACCCTACAAAAGGCAGAGAAGAAGCTAAAGAAGTCGTAACCGTTCAAGAAGAAGTTATCCACAAAGCTTCCGCAAAAGGTGAAGTCGATAACTCGACAACCAGCTCCGAAAAGCATCTTAGCAGTGAAAAACTGTTAATGTCATTTATGCTTTTAGTTCTGGCTTCAGGTTTTGGTCTTTTTGTTACCAATTATCTTAATTCTTTGTCGCCCAAATTTAAATTCCCTATTTATATCGGGGCGATGATCTGTGCTGCCGTTATACGGAACATTGCAGATACCTCAAAAAAATTCAAAGTGAATATGGATGAAATTGATGCACTCGGAAATATTTCTTTGAATATGTTTTTGGCTCTCGCTCTTGTTTCGTTAAAACTTTGGCAGCTTGTAAGTTTGGCTGTTCCCCTGATGATTATTTTAAGCGCTCAAATCATTCTTCTGTATTTTTATACCCGCTTTGTCACATTTAAGGTTATGGGCGGGGACTACGATGCAGCGGTCATTACGGCAGGACACATCGGTTTCGGTTTTGCCGCAACCCCTAACGCCATGGCTAATATGGGCTCTATATGCGAAAAATACGGTTATTCAAAGATAGCCTTCTTTGTCGTTCCTATAGTCGGCTCCTTATTTATTGATTTTTTCAATATAATGATAATTGGTATTACCATAGGCTTGGCCGGCTAG
- the murJ gene encoding murein biosynthesis integral membrane protein MurJ: MDKVENKNKSLVKSGSKLSLLVFGSRILGLVRQMTMSHFLGTGPLADAFATAFMLPNLFRRLFAENSITVAFIPTFNAYLQKHKDAEESESTKTEINEFLSSIFTLVSFATAVVVTLGIVLSPLIVKIFFEDIADYDSTVFLTRIMFPYLFLISVAAFFQGILNGVKIFTPSGFTPILFNIIVISSTYLFAKPFGDPAVAMSYGVVAGGLVQAVFQLPFVLKTGFSFKFTSLAKTLSNPGTKKVLALIGPTIIGMAAYQINDLVSTSLATSAGLGIASSLQYSLRLQELLLGIFAVSIGTVILPEMSAIALRKDWDAFQTILLQAIKVIALITIPATFFSLLSGENLIILIYKSNKFDDTSVKLTLGIFNFHIIGLFAIAANRIIAPAFYAQSDSKSPTIAGIICFAVNILLALILVGPMGGNGVALALTIASFINTVILLFFLKNNNALDVKRLIFPALLFITKIFAFSIIASIPLYFLKDKIYSPFASFGKIIGQGVPLFISFIIFAGLGAGLLLITKDRTAGIILKRFKKS, translated from the coding sequence ATGGACAAGGTTGAAAATAAAAATAAATCTCTCGTAAAAAGCGGGTCGAAACTTTCTCTTTTGGTTTTTGGGTCAAGAATTTTAGGGCTTGTCCGCCAGATGACTATGTCGCATTTTTTGGGAACGGGGCCCTTGGCGGATGCCTTTGCTACAGCCTTTATGCTGCCTAATCTATTTAGGAGACTCTTTGCCGAAAACAGTATAACCGTTGCTTTTATTCCGACCTTTAATGCCTACCTGCAAAAGCACAAGGATGCGGAAGAATCCGAAAGTACAAAGACAGAAATAAACGAGTTTTTAAGTTCTATTTTTACTCTTGTAAGTTTTGCAACTGCCGTTGTTGTAACACTGGGCATTGTGCTTTCTCCCCTGATAGTAAAAATCTTTTTTGAAGACATTGCAGATTATGATTCTACCGTTTTTTTAACGCGGATAATGTTTCCGTATTTATTTTTAATTTCCGTTGCAGCTTTTTTTCAAGGCATTTTAAACGGAGTAAAGATTTTTACTCCCTCAGGTTTTACGCCTATTTTGTTCAACATAATCGTCATAAGTTCAACATATCTTTTTGCAAAACCCTTCGGAGATCCTGCTGTTGCAATGTCATACGGTGTTGTTGCAGGCGGTCTTGTTCAGGCTGTTTTTCAGCTTCCCTTTGTTCTAAAGACAGGCTTTAGTTTTAAATTCACAAGTCTTGCAAAAACCCTTTCAAATCCGGGAACAAAAAAAGTACTGGCCCTTATCGGCCCTACCATAATCGGCATGGCAGCCTATCAGATAAACGACTTAGTTTCCACCTCGCTTGCAACCTCAGCAGGACTCGGAATAGCTTCGAGCTTACAATACTCTTTGCGCTTGCAAGAGCTCTTACTCGGAATCTTTGCAGTTTCGATAGGCACGGTAATTCTCCCTGAAATGTCGGCCATAGCCTTGCGCAAAGATTGGGATGCCTTTCAAACCATATTATTGCAGGCAATAAAAGTGATAGCCTTAATCACAATACCGGCAACCTTTTTCTCCCTTTTATCGGGAGAAAATTTAATTATCCTCATTTATAAGAGCAATAAATTCGACGATACTTCGGTAAAATTAACATTGGGAATTTTTAACTTTCACATAATCGGACTTTTTGCAATCGCCGCAAACAGAATCATCGCACCGGCCTTTTATGCCCAAAGCGATTCAAAGTCGCCTACAATCGCAGGAATAATCTGCTTTGCCGTAAATATTCTGCTTGCCCTTATCTTGGTAGGCCCCATGGGCGGAAACGGAGTAGCCCTCGCCCTGACAATAGCTTCATTTATAAACACGGTCATCCTTTTATTCTTCTTAAAAAATAACAATGCCCTGGATGTAAAAAGACTCATCTTTCCGGCTCTTTTATTTATAACAAAAATATTTGCTTTTTCGATTATTGCTTCAATTCCGCTTTATTTTTTGAAAGATAAGATTTATTCTCCGTTTGCTTCATTCGGAAAAATTATCGGTCAGGGAGTTCCGCTTTTTATTTCTTTTATTATTTTTGCGGGGCTTGGGGCCGGTCTTTTGCTTATAACAAAAGACCGAACCGCCGGCATAATTTTAAAACGCTTTAAGAAATCTTAA
- a CDS encoding helix-turn-helix domain-containing protein, giving the protein MEKLYTMNQIAEMLELSVRTIQNYLKEGKLTGKKIGSQWRFTEKDIEPLFSDKSFIDKKNTDEKRRLEEFLKKDSIEKPEIFSILCYPYSKDFKLKELMKKINENIEKASKCRFYFVSTENTFKFFLEGDIESVINLQKIIDENST; this is encoded by the coding sequence TTGGAAAAATTATATACAATGAATCAGATTGCCGAAATGCTTGAACTCAGTGTAAGAACAATTCAAAATTACTTAAAAGAAGGCAAACTTACAGGAAAAAAAATAGGCTCTCAATGGCGTTTTACCGAAAAAGATATTGAACCGCTTTTTTCGGATAAGAGTTTTATCGATAAAAAAAATACTGATGAGAAAAGGAGATTAGAAGAATTTTTAAAAAAAGATTCCATTGAAAAGCCTGAAATCTTTTCAATCTTATGCTATCCGTATAGCAAAGATTTTAAACTAAAAGAATTAATGAAAAAAATAAATGAAAATATTGAGAAAGCAAGTAAATGCCGATTTTATTTTGTGTCAACGGAAAACACTTTTAAATTTTTTTTGGAAGGAGATATTGAATCGGTAATTAACTTACAAAAAATAATAGATGAAAATTCTACCTAA